The following proteins are co-located in the Myroides profundi genome:
- a CDS encoding 1-deoxy-D-xylulose-5-phosphate synthase, whose translation MSKNLLEHINTPADLKNLTIEELKGLAVELREFIIDIVASKEGHLGASLGVVELTIALHYVFDTPSDNLVWDVGHQAYGHKLLTGRQQVFHTNRQKGGISGFPLREESVYDAFGVGHSSTAISAILGMAIAAKLKGEEDRCHIAVVGDASIASGMAFEGLNHAGVTDTNMLVVLNDNAIGIDPSVGALKDYLTSVKDGSNPRANNMIKSLNFDYHGPIDGHDLPRLIKELERLKNIKGPKFLHVITTKGKGLKQAEEDQVKYHAPGKFNKDTGELIPKKENEFPSKFQDVFGLTLVELADANEKIVGITPAMPTGSSLKFMMDAYPDRAIDVGIAEQHAVTLAAGMATEGLIPFCAIYSTFLQRAYDQVIHDVALQNLPVIFCLDRAGLVGEDGATHQGVYDIAYLNCIPNMIIAAPLNELELRNLLYTAQLGLNHPIAIRYPRGKGVIEYSWKLPFEKINVGSVSQIKKGNKFAFISTGTIGNNVVKAMDVCDSTAWSHYHFMFVKPLNEEVLHHICQEYEKIVTIEDGTVVGGFGSTVSQFVTKYYPHIVVEVLGVKDEFIEHATVLEQQQLCGIDTESLVAIIKN comes from the coding sequence ATGTCTAAAAACTTACTTGAACATATTAACACTCCAGCTGACTTAAAGAATCTTACAATTGAAGAATTGAAAGGATTAGCTGTGGAGTTGAGAGAATTTATTATTGATATAGTTGCTAGTAAAGAAGGGCATCTAGGAGCGAGCTTGGGTGTAGTGGAATTGACCATTGCGCTACATTATGTATTCGATACTCCTAGTGATAATTTGGTATGGGATGTTGGCCATCAGGCTTATGGACATAAACTACTTACTGGTAGACAACAAGTATTTCACACCAATAGACAAAAAGGCGGTATCAGTGGATTTCCTTTGAGAGAAGAGAGTGTTTATGATGCTTTCGGAGTAGGGCATTCGTCTACTGCTATTTCTGCTATTTTAGGTATGGCTATCGCAGCTAAGTTAAAAGGGGAAGAAGATAGATGTCATATCGCTGTTGTAGGTGATGCGTCTATTGCATCAGGAATGGCCTTTGAAGGATTAAATCATGCAGGGGTGACAGATACTAATATGTTAGTGGTGCTTAATGATAATGCTATAGGTATAGATCCTAGTGTAGGTGCATTAAAAGATTATTTGACATCGGTGAAGGATGGAAGTAATCCACGTGCAAATAATATGATTAAGTCTTTAAACTTTGATTATCACGGACCAATAGATGGTCATGATTTGCCTAGATTAATAAAAGAACTCGAAAGATTAAAGAATATAAAAGGCCCTAAGTTTCTACATGTTATTACAACAAAAGGAAAAGGACTAAAACAAGCGGAAGAAGATCAGGTAAAATACCACGCTCCTGGTAAGTTTAATAAAGACACAGGAGAGTTAATACCTAAGAAAGAGAATGAGTTCCCTTCTAAGTTCCAAGATGTTTTTGGATTAACTTTAGTTGAGCTTGCTGATGCTAATGAGAAGATAGTAGGTATTACTCCTGCGATGCCTACGGGTAGTTCATTGAAGTTTATGATGGACGCTTATCCAGATAGAGCAATAGATGTAGGGATAGCAGAACAGCATGCAGTGACATTAGCTGCGGGTATGGCTACAGAAGGTTTAATTCCTTTCTGTGCGATATATTCTACTTTTTTACAGCGTGCCTATGATCAAGTTATTCACGATGTGGCTTTACAGAATCTTCCTGTGATATTCTGTTTAGATAGAGCTGGATTAGTGGGTGAGGATGGAGCGACACATCAAGGGGTGTATGATATTGCTTATTTAAATTGTATTCCTAATATGATTATTGCAGCACCTTTAAATGAATTAGAGTTGCGCAATTTATTATATACAGCTCAGTTAGGGCTAAATCATCCGATAGCAATACGTTATCCTAGAGGGAAAGGCGTTATTGAATATTCTTGGAAATTGCCATTTGAGAAAATTAATGTAGGAAGTGTTTCTCAAATCAAAAAAGGAAATAAATTTGCATTTATCTCTACAGGAACTATTGGTAATAATGTAGTTAAGGCAATGGATGTATGTGATAGTACTGCTTGGTCACATTATCACTTTATGTTTGTAAAACCATTGAATGAAGAAGTATTACATCATATCTGTCAAGAATATGAAAAAATAGTAACTATAGAAGATGGAACTGTAGTAGGAGGTTTTGGTAGTACAGTGAGTCAGTTTGTTACGAAGTATTATCCTCATATTGTTGTGGAGGTGCTAGGAGTTAAAGATGAATTTATAGAA